In one Solanum lycopersicum chromosome 11, SLM_r2.1 genomic region, the following are encoded:
- the LOC101263783 gene encoding beta-amyrin 28-monooxygenase-like has translation MDLFLLSFATTLTIIIYSLFKYFFAKPKEKMPLAPGTFGWPIIGETIQFLFSLYYGLVHEFVQERTKKYNSHVFKTSLLGQKVVVFSGPAANKFIFTQGNKLIIGWRPKSVQKLFPSTSFVPIEHDTKRAHNVISYFLNSQNVERLISTMENMSHLHLKNHWKGKNEVMVYDQVKLFTFSLSIRAFMGIEDSDKILNLYEKFKIFTQGLLAVDINLPGTTFYKAMKAGNELRKQMKVIIKQRRVELFENPNLSKVDVLTQMINEQDEDGKYMTEVEIEDKVFGFIIGSYDTTATTITLTMKYLQQMPEFFNEIIQEQNEISRQMMPRKELCWNDIQKMRKTWSFVNEVLRNTPVVQGIFREAIEDFTYEDFYIPKGWKIYLSFGATQKNGEYFPNPTKFDPSRFEGNGLVPYTSVPFGGGHRMCPGKEFARILILVFLHHLLKNFRWEPKVPLEKILYPFFLLAIPTDGYPITLSSI, from the exons ATGGACCTCTTCCTCCTCTCTTTTGCAACCACACTTACTATAATCATCTATTctttgttcaaatatttctttgcCAAGCCTAAAGAAAAAATGCCTCTAGCTCCAGGCACCTTTGGTTGGCCTATTATTGGAGAAACCATCCAATTCCTTTTTTCACTTTACTATGGATTGGTCCATGAGTTTGTTCAAGAAAGAACCAAAAAATACAACTCTCATGTATTCAAAACCTCATTACTTGGCCAAAAAGTTGTTGTTTTTTCAGGTCCAGCAGCTAACAAATTCATATTCACTCAAGGTAATAAGCTTATCATTGGTTGGAGACCTAAGTCTGTTCAAAAGCTCTTCCCATCAACATCATTTGTCCCTATTGAACATGACACTAAAAGGGCACATAATGTCATTAGCTATTTTTTGAACTCACAAAATGTTGAGAGACTTATAAGTACTATGGAGAATATGTCACATTTACACTTGAAAAATCATTGGAAAGGGAAAAATGAAGTGATGGTATATGATCAAGTGAAGTTATTCACTTTCTCCCTTTCTATTAGAGCCTTTATGGGGATCGAGGATTCGGATAAAATCTTGAATCTTTAtgaaaaattcaagatttttaCACAAGGTCTTTTGGCAGTGGACATAAATCTTCCTGGCACAACATTTTATAAGGCAATGAAAGCTGGGAATGAATTAAGGAAACAAATGAAGGTTATTATTAAACAAAGAAGGGTAGAATTATTTGAAAATCCAAATTTGTCAAAAGTTGATGTGTTGACACAAATGATCAATGAACAAGATGAAGATGGAAAGTACATGACTGAAGTTGAAATAGAGGATAAAGTGTTTGGCTTCATTATTGGTAGTTATGATACTACTGCTACAACTATTACTTTGACCATGAAGTACCTTCAACAAATGCCTGAGTTCTTCAATGAAATAATTCAag AGCAAAATGAGATATCAAGGCAAATGATGCCAAGGAAAGAGCTATGTTGGAATGACATTCAAAAAATGAGGAAAACTTGGAGCTTTGTGAATGAAGTATTAAGAAACACACCAGTTGTTCAAGGTATTTTCAGAGAAGCAATAGAGGACTTCACTTATGAAGACTTCTACATACCAAAAGGATGGAAG ATATATTTGAGTTTTGGAGCTACACAAAAGAATGGTGAATATTTTCCAAATCCTACAAAGTTTGATCCTTCAAGATTTGAAGGAAATGGACTAGTTCCTTATACATCAGTTCCATTTGGTGGAGGACACAGAATGTGTCCTGGAAAAGAATTTGCAAGAATATtgattcttgtttttcttcatCATCTACTTAAAAATTTTAGATGGGAGCCTAAGGTTCCTTTAGAAAAAATACTGTATCCTTTTTTCTTACTAGCCATTCCAACAGATGGGTATCCTATTACCCTTTCTtctatttaa